One genomic window of Sphingomonas ginsengisoli An et al. 2013 includes the following:
- a CDS encoding toll/interleukin-1 receptor domain-containing protein: protein MDESALLSRSRAGRSRKPAARKPFVQRYWAFLSYSHADAGHADWLHRALERFRVPPELVGRRTERFLVPRTLAPIFQDRSELAASGDLGGDINDMIEGSRHLIVLCSPATVASRWVNAEIRAFKRLRPDGKVLAAIVGGEPHSADPASECLPAALSERYDARGRLVGDDAEPIAADLRAEADGRDMGLLKLVAGMLDVRLDELVQREEQQRHRRWMLVSAGSIAGMLLTTGLAVVALQARDEARDQRRQAESLVGFMIGDLKDKLEPVGRLDALDAVGGKVLNYYEHQDKAGLSDEALGQRSRALTLMGDIAQRRGDLARALALYREGLASTTEALRRDPANPQRLFDQAQNVFWIGNLAATQGRYDEAGARFTDYRALADRMIAAEPANVKWQLEGIYADSNLGVLALQTRHSREAATRFGHVLKPLGTLRRADPANADYASLEIEARGDLADALERSGQLPAAVAERMRQLATLQQALAPAPDNSLLLEKELVALRSLAREQAAVGDRVAALAISGRGVALADLLVRRDPANGNWASSAAGARLEHAALLLRQGQLGAAATFTEAGCKVAERLNPANSAVLAKKMRRKCLDDRARLSLAQGAAASAMLTAGQLIAEIRNDPGADPIDARFALARAQSLAGDIAAAMGDRASAMTAWNEALATWPITVEQTPTDLAQRQLLLERLGRSAEASALGAQLAATGWRT, encoded by the coding sequence GTGGATGAATCGGCCCTTCTGTCGCGATCGCGCGCGGGACGATCCCGCAAGCCGGCCGCGCGCAAGCCGTTCGTCCAGCGCTACTGGGCCTTCCTGAGCTACAGCCATGCCGATGCGGGCCACGCCGACTGGCTGCACCGCGCGCTGGAACGATTCCGCGTTCCGCCAGAGCTGGTCGGGCGCCGCACCGAGCGTTTCCTCGTCCCGCGCACGCTCGCCCCGATCTTCCAGGACCGCAGCGAGCTGGCGGCGTCGGGCGATCTTGGCGGCGACATCAACGATATGATCGAGGGCTCGCGCCACCTCATCGTGCTCTGCTCCCCCGCGACCGTCGCCAGTCGCTGGGTCAATGCCGAGATCCGCGCCTTCAAGCGGCTGCGTCCCGACGGCAAGGTGCTCGCCGCGATCGTCGGCGGCGAACCCCACTCAGCCGATCCCGCCAGTGAGTGCCTGCCCGCGGCGCTGAGCGAACGTTATGACGCGCGGGGCCGGCTGGTCGGCGACGATGCCGAGCCGATCGCCGCCGACCTGCGCGCGGAAGCCGACGGCCGCGACATGGGATTGCTCAAGCTCGTCGCGGGGATGCTCGACGTCCGCCTCGACGAGCTGGTCCAGCGCGAGGAACAGCAGCGACACCGTCGCTGGATGCTGGTCAGCGCAGGGTCGATCGCAGGGATGCTGCTGACCACCGGGCTGGCGGTGGTGGCGTTGCAGGCACGCGACGAGGCGCGCGACCAGCGTCGCCAGGCCGAAAGCCTGGTCGGCTTCATGATCGGCGATTTGAAGGACAAATTGGAGCCGGTTGGGCGGCTCGACGCGCTCGACGCGGTCGGCGGCAAGGTGCTCAATTACTATGAGCATCAGGACAAGGCGGGCTTGAGCGACGAAGCGCTGGGCCAGCGCAGCCGGGCGCTGACGCTGATGGGCGACATCGCCCAGCGCCGCGGCGACCTGGCCCGCGCGCTGGCGCTGTACCGCGAGGGGCTGGCGAGCACGACCGAGGCGCTGCGCCGTGATCCCGCCAACCCACAGCGGCTGTTCGACCAGGCCCAGAACGTCTTCTGGATCGGCAATCTCGCCGCGACCCAGGGCCGTTACGACGAGGCCGGCGCGCGCTTCACCGACTATCGCGCGCTCGCCGACCGCATGATCGCCGCCGAGCCGGCCAATGTGAAATGGCAGCTCGAGGGCATCTACGCCGACAGCAATCTCGGCGTGCTGGCGCTGCAGACGCGCCATTCGCGCGAGGCAGCAACGCGCTTCGGCCATGTCCTGAAGCCGCTTGGGACGCTGCGCCGCGCCGATCCCGCCAATGCCGATTATGCGAGTCTCGAGATCGAGGCGCGGGGCGACCTCGCCGATGCGCTCGAACGCTCAGGCCAATTGCCCGCCGCGGTAGCCGAGCGGATGCGGCAGCTCGCCACCTTGCAGCAGGCGCTGGCGCCGGCTCCCGACAACAGCCTGCTGCTCGAAAAGGAGCTGGTCGCGCTGCGCTCGCTGGCGCGCGAGCAGGCGGCGGTCGGCGATCGCGTCGCCGCGCTCGCGATCTCGGGCCGCGGGGTGGCGCTGGCCGACCTTTTGGTCCGCCGCGACCCGGCCAATGGCAATTGGGCCAGCAGCGCGGCGGGCGCGCGGCTTGAACATGCGGCGCTGCTGCTGCGGCAGGGCCAGCTTGGCGCCGCGGCGACGTTCACCGAGGCCGGCTGCAAGGTGGCCGAGCGGCTCAACCCCGCCAATAGCGCGGTGTTGGCCAAGAAGATGCGGCGCAAATGCCTCGACGACCGCGCGCGGCTCAGCCTTGCTCAAGGCGCCGCCGCGTCGGCGATGCTGACCGCCGGCCAGCTCATCGCCGAAATCCGCAACGATCCCGGCGCCGACCCGATCGACGCGCGCTTCGCGCTGGCGCGGGCGCAATCGCTGGCCGGCGATATCGCCGCCGCGATGGGCGACCGGGCGTCGGCGATGACCGCCTGGAACGAGGCGCTCGCGACTTGGCCGATCACGGTCGAGCAGACGCCCACCGACCTCGCGCAACGCCAGTTATTGCTCGAGCGGCTGGGCCGCAGCGCCGAAGCGAGCGCGCTCGGCGCCCAGCTTGCCGCCACCGGTTGGCGGACGTGA
- the ispG gene encoding flavodoxin-dependent (E)-4-hydroxy-3-methylbut-2-enyl-diphosphate synthase: MSALRPWRTIDRRPSRQIMVGKVPVGGDAPITVQTMTNTPTSDASATIAQIRRCEEAGVDIIRVSCPDQDSTAALREIVRAAEVPIVADIHFHYKRALEAADAGAACLRINPGNIGSSERVAEVVRAAKANGCSIRIGVNAGSLEKHLLEKYGEPCPEALVESALDHVRILEEHDFREYKISVKASDVFLAVAAYTQLASELDCPLHLGITEAGGLIGGTVKSSIGLGMLLWSGIGDTIRVSLSAEPEEEVRVGYEILKSLGVRNRGVRVVSCPSCARQGFDVIRTVEKLEERLQHIRTPMSLSVLGCVVNGPGEARETDIGITGGGNGKHMVYLSGVTDHHVSDEGMIDHIVRLVEQKAAEIDAAQATEAEVLAAAE; encoded by the coding sequence ATGTCCGCACTCCGCCCCTGGCGCACCATCGATCGCCGTCCGTCCCGCCAGATCATGGTCGGCAAAGTCCCCGTTGGCGGCGACGCGCCGATCACCGTCCAGACGATGACCAACACCCCGACCTCGGACGCCAGCGCAACCATCGCGCAGATCCGCCGCTGCGAGGAAGCCGGGGTCGACATCATCCGCGTCTCCTGCCCCGACCAGGACAGCACCGCGGCGCTCAGGGAAATCGTCCGCGCCGCCGAAGTGCCGATCGTCGCCGACATCCATTTCCACTACAAGCGCGCGCTCGAGGCAGCCGACGCCGGCGCCGCCTGCCTGCGGATCAACCCGGGCAACATCGGCAGTAGCGAACGGGTCGCCGAAGTGGTCCGCGCGGCCAAGGCCAACGGCTGCTCGATCCGCATCGGGGTCAATGCCGGCAGCCTCGAGAAACATCTGCTCGAAAAATATGGCGAGCCCTGCCCCGAGGCGCTGGTCGAGAGCGCGCTCGACCATGTCCGCATCCTCGAGGAGCACGACTTTCGCGAATATAAGATCAGCGTGAAAGCGTCCGACGTCTTCCTCGCGGTCGCCGCCTACACCCAGTTGGCGAGCGAACTCGATTGCCCGCTCCACCTCGGCATCACCGAGGCGGGCGGGCTGATCGGCGGCACGGTGAAGAGTTCAATCGGCCTCGGTATGCTGCTGTGGAGCGGGATCGGCGACACCATCCGCGTCTCGCTCTCGGCCGAGCCCGAGGAAGAAGTCCGCGTCGGCTACGAGATTTTGAAATCGCTCGGCGTCCGCAATCGCGGCGTGCGGGTGGTCTCTTGCCCGAGTTGCGCGCGCCAAGGCTTCGACGTCATTCGCACCGTCGAGAAGCTCGAGGAGCGCTTGCAGCACATCCGGACCCCGATGTCGCTGTCGGTGCTCGGCTGCGTGGTCAACGGACCCGGCGAAGCGCGCGAGACCGATATCGGCATCACCGGCGGCGGCAATGGCAAGCACATGGTCTATCTGTCGGGCGTCACCGACCACCATGTCTCGGACGAGGGGATGATCGATCACATCGTCCGCCTGGTCGAGCAGAAGGCGGCCGAGATTGACGCCGCGCAGGCCACGGAGGCCGAGGTTCTCGCCGCCGCCGAGTAA
- a CDS encoding retropepsin-like aspartic protease family protein, which produces MWKAMVALLVIAVAVGTKMPASSSAAISDQDGSNQSILITPTESTANSFHQSSLGGSVALPRQADGHFYASADVNGTAVDFVIDTGATVVSLTRADAERAGINVDPDRFQVVAQGASGPVMGLPVTLPSLELGGHRLTDVQALVLADGEQSLLGQNVLSRFQSVSIENDEMLLR; this is translated from the coding sequence ATGTGGAAGGCGATGGTGGCATTGCTGGTGATCGCGGTGGCGGTGGGCACGAAGATGCCCGCGTCGTCCAGCGCCGCCATTTCTGACCAGGACGGCTCGAACCAGTCGATCCTGATCACGCCGACCGAATCGACCGCCAACTCGTTTCATCAATCGTCGCTCGGCGGCAGCGTCGCCTTGCCCCGCCAGGCCGACGGCCACTTCTACGCGAGTGCTGACGTCAACGGCACTGCGGTCGACTTCGTGATCGATACCGGCGCCACGGTCGTCTCGCTGACCCGCGCCGATGCGGAAAGAGCGGGGATCAATGTCGATCCCGACCGCTTCCAGGTCGTCGCTCAAGGCGCGTCGGGACCTGTCATGGGCCTGCCCGTGACGCTCCCCAGCCTCGAATTGGGCGGGCATCGCCTGACCGACGTCCAGGCGCTCGTCCTCGCCGACGGCGAGCAATCCTTGCTCGGCCAGAATGTGCTGAGCCGCTTCCAGTCGGTCTCGATCGAGAATGACGAGATGCTGCTGCGCTAG
- a CDS encoding DMT family transporter: MSARHHHWLPILAAALGIALFAGMDAAMKAVALAIGAYSGMLWRQLFATAWSAPAYFRSRAGWPSRAAFRFHLMRGAVGAAMAVLWFHGLARLPMAEAIALSFIAPLVALYLAAAMLAERVSRRSIGASLLGLAGMLILLWARLGTGGERHLDGVAAILASAMLYAWNLILMRQQSQVASPAEVSFFQSLISGAWLLLALPPAMLLDPALPAIPPSLPVWGLLALSAALAVTSLFLLSWAYGREEAQVLVPIEYSAFLWALALGAIFYADPLRWTTLAGAALIVLGCLLAARRPRHVSPVIEAVV, encoded by the coding sequence ATGAGCGCGCGGCATCATCACTGGCTTCCGATCCTCGCCGCCGCGCTCGGCATCGCTTTGTTCGCCGGGATGGACGCCGCGATGAAGGCGGTGGCGCTGGCGATCGGCGCTTATTCGGGAATGCTCTGGCGCCAGCTGTTCGCGACCGCTTGGTCCGCTCCCGCTTACTTCCGCTCGCGCGCCGGCTGGCCGAGCCGCGCGGCCTTTCGCTTCCACCTGATGCGCGGCGCGGTCGGCGCGGCGATGGCGGTGCTGTGGTTCCACGGGCTGGCGCGGCTGCCGATGGCTGAGGCGATTGCTCTTTCCTTCATCGCCCCGCTGGTCGCGCTCTATCTCGCCGCCGCGATGCTCGCGGAGCGGGTCAGCCGGCGGAGCATCGGCGCGTCGCTGCTCGGCCTTGCCGGCATGCTCATCCTGCTGTGGGCACGGCTCGGGACCGGGGGCGAGCGCCACCTCGACGGGGTCGCCGCGATCCTCGCCTCGGCCATGCTCTACGCCTGGAACCTCATTCTCATGCGCCAGCAGTCACAGGTCGCGAGCCCCGCCGAGGTGAGCTTCTTCCAGTCGCTGATCTCGGGCGCCTGGCTGCTGCTGGCGCTACCGCCAGCGATGCTGCTCGATCCGGCGCTGCCCGCGATCCCGCCGTCGCTGCCGGTGTGGGGCCTGCTTGCCTTGTCGGCGGCGCTGGCGGTGACCTCGCTATTCCTGTTGAGCTGGGCCTATGGCCGCGAGGAAGCGCAGGTGCTGGTGCCGATCGAATATAGCGCCTTCCTGTGGGCGCTGGCGCTCGGCGCGATCTTCTACGCCGACCCGCTGCGCTGGACGACGCTCGCCGGCGCCGCGCTGATCGTGCTCGGCTGCCTGCTGGCCGCGCGCCGGCCGCGCCACGTCTCGCCGGTGATCGAGGCTGTCGTCTAG
- a CDS encoding DUF1345 domain-containing protein, translating to MAKFSIGHKLAPPRFLLFLAVLIVGFVISAVYHERLSLGVLASFDVAAVVFLLAILPVLKTDKESEIRQQAARNDANRSMLLAITGVVTTVVLVALAAESSADHLGWKGKALIIATIIIAWLFSNMIYALHYAHLAYGDEDAPCESLGFPNTNTPDYWDFVYFAFTLGMTFQTSDVEIRDRGLRRVVIAHCLAAFFFNLGVLAFTINVLGSSS from the coding sequence ATGGCTAAGTTCAGCATCGGTCACAAGCTCGCGCCTCCGCGCTTCCTCTTGTTCCTCGCCGTGCTTATCGTCGGGTTCGTCATCTCAGCTGTCTATCACGAACGCCTGTCGCTCGGGGTGCTCGCCTCGTTCGACGTCGCGGCGGTGGTCTTCCTGCTGGCGATCCTGCCCGTCCTCAAGACCGACAAGGAATCCGAGATCCGGCAGCAGGCGGCGCGCAACGACGCCAATCGCTCGATGCTTCTGGCGATCACCGGGGTCGTCACCACCGTGGTACTGGTGGCGCTCGCGGCGGAGAGCTCGGCTGATCACCTAGGTTGGAAAGGCAAGGCGCTGATCATCGCGACGATCATCATCGCCTGGCTGTTCAGCAACATGATCTACGCGCTGCACTACGCCCACCTCGCCTATGGCGATGAAGACGCGCCGTGCGAGAGCCTCGGCTTTCCCAACACGAACACGCCCGACTATTGGGACTTCGTCTATTTCGCCTTCACGCTCGGCATGACCTTCCAGACCTCGGACGTCGAAATCCGCGACCGCGGCCTGCGCCGGGTGGTGATCGCGCATTGCCTGGCGGCGTTCTTCTTCAACCTCGGCGTGCTCGCCTTCACCATCAACGTACTCGGGTCGAGCAGCTAG
- a CDS encoding DMT family transporter, which yields MAWLLLIVGGLFEVGFTTSLRFVDGFRNWPWTIAFLVSVTLSMGLLEQASRSIPMGTAYAVWGGIGAVGTVLVGMAFFGEPTGTLRVLLILAIVAAIAGLRLSA from the coding sequence ATGGCCTGGCTCCTGCTGATCGTCGGTGGCCTGTTCGAGGTCGGCTTCACCACCTCGCTCCGCTTCGTCGACGGCTTTCGCAACTGGCCGTGGACGATCGCCTTTCTGGTCAGCGTGACCCTGTCGATGGGGCTGCTCGAGCAAGCGTCGCGGAGCATTCCGATGGGGACTGCTTATGCCGTGTGGGGCGGGATTGGCGCGGTCGGGACCGTGCTCGTCGGCATGGCATTCTTCGGCGAGCCGACCGGCACCCTTCGCGTCCTCCTGATCCTGGCCATCGTCGCAGCCATCGCGGGGCTGCGGCTCAGCGCTTGA
- a CDS encoding amidase, with protein MPRLLLTLAALTATAPLAAQPVGPAVRQTQATIERIRRIDPALGSVLALDPTALAQAQQVDAGGSLGPLSGLPILLKDNIEAAGPLPTTAGSLALAGNVTGRDAPLVARLRAAGLIIVGKTNLSEWANIRSNHSISGWSAVGGQTRNPYALDRNPCGSSSGSGAAVAAGLTRMAIGTETDGSITCPASLNGIVGLKPTVGLVSRTHIVPISASQDTAGPMTASVREAALVLSVIAGSDLADHATVEADRHKRDYAAGLSPTALRGKKIGVMRFASGFGTDEVFERALAVLKAQGATLVEIKKFDDSQIGRNEGLVLNTELKAGLNAYLKGSPANLPVRTLADTIAFNQAHAATELALFGQETFIAAEKTKGLSDPAYRKARQLSFTAAGPNGIDRLLKQYGLAALVGPTMPPAWKIDAVNGDQISGGGAGSLAAVAGYPHLTVPMGSVRGLPVGLSFIGAKWSEAELLNLGYAYEQARGPLPGPLFFRSIEDSPAVLPYLKR; from the coding sequence TTGCCTCGCCTGCTGCTCACACTGGCCGCGCTGACCGCCACTGCCCCGCTGGCCGCGCAGCCCGTCGGACCCGCGGTCCGTCAGACACAGGCGACGATCGAGCGCATTCGCCGGATCGATCCTGCGCTTGGTTCGGTGCTCGCGCTCGACCCGACCGCGCTGGCGCAGGCGCAGCAGGTCGATGCGGGCGGATCGCTTGGTCCGCTCTCTGGACTGCCTATCCTCCTCAAGGACAATATCGAAGCAGCGGGGCCGCTGCCGACGACGGCGGGCAGCCTCGCGCTGGCCGGTAACGTCACCGGCCGCGACGCGCCGCTCGTCGCCCGCCTGCGCGCGGCGGGGCTGATCATCGTCGGCAAGACCAATTTGAGCGAGTGGGCCAACATCCGCTCGAACCATTCAATCTCGGGGTGGAGCGCGGTCGGCGGGCAGACCCGTAACCCCTACGCGCTCGACCGCAATCCCTGCGGCAGCTCGAGCGGCAGCGGCGCGGCGGTTGCCGCCGGCCTCACCCGAATGGCGATCGGGACCGAGACCGACGGCTCGATTACCTGCCCGGCCTCGCTGAACGGGATCGTCGGTCTGAAACCCACCGTCGGACTGGTCAGCCGCACCCATATCGTCCCGATCAGCGCCAGCCAGGACACCGCCGGGCCGATGACTGCGAGCGTGCGCGAAGCCGCCCTGGTGCTGAGCGTGATCGCCGGCAGCGATCTCGCCGACCACGCGACCGTCGAAGCCGACCGCCACAAGCGCGACTATGCCGCCGGGCTCAGCCCCACCGCGCTCCGGGGCAAGAAGATCGGCGTGATGCGCTTCGCCTCGGGCTTCGGCACCGACGAGGTTTTCGAGCGCGCGCTCGCCGTCCTCAAGGCGCAGGGCGCGACCCTGGTCGAGATCAAGAAATTCGACGACAGCCAGATCGGCCGCAACGAGGGGCTGGTGCTCAACACCGAGCTCAAGGCGGGGCTCAACGCCTACCTCAAGGGCAGCCCGGCGAACCTCCCGGTGCGGACGCTGGCCGACACCATCGCCTTCAACCAGGCCCATGCCGCGACCGAGCTCGCGCTGTTCGGGCAGGAAACCTTCATCGCCGCCGAGAAGACCAAGGGCCTGAGCGATCCCGCCTACCGCAAGGCGCGGCAGCTGAGCTTCACCGCCGCCGGGCCGAACGGGATCGATCGACTCCTGAAGCAATACGGCCTCGCTGCGCTGGTCGGACCGACCATGCCCCCGGCGTGGAAGATCGACGCGGTCAACGGCGACCAGATCAGCGGCGGCGGCGCGGGCAGCCTAGCGGCGGTCGCCGGCTATCCGCACCTGACGGTGCCGATGGGCAGCGTGCGCGGGTTGCCGGTGGGTCTGAGCTTTATCGGCGCCAAGTGGAGCGAGGCCGAATTGCTCAACCTCGGCTACGCCTATGAGCAGGCGCGCGGCCCGCTTCCCGGCCCGCTCTTCTTCCGTTCGATCGAGGACAGCCCGGCCGTCCTGCCCTATCTCAAGCGCTGA
- a CDS encoding histidine kinase famiy protein → MNDKTVRSTPTDASDATDVDSMGDARGTPAGGAMDLYPGDNDTIGTSQGLNHWRESVISHPGLDERGNVFFAAIEMTRMPMILTDPNLPDNPIVFANKAFLDLTLYEENEILGRNCRFLQGANTDRETVSELREAIRTGSSVAAEILNYKRDGTPFWNAVFIGPVYDQSGKLAYQFASQLDVTRRRNSEQAFRQAQKMESIGQLTAGLAHDFNNLLQVVNGNLELLSSSIDGERAKRYIDNARSAADRGAKLTRQLLAFARKTRLTPKSTDLTQLVSGFVEVIESSLGSQVDLQLNLRRRLPRVLVDAEQFEMALLNILMNSRDAMPSGGVVTITTKQMHLNGDAAARQLPEGDYVAVEVQDEGSGMSPEVIERAIEPFFTTKREGKGTGLGLAMASGFVQQSRGRLEIESKPDRGALIRMLFPVTAAPEEALERPPHLQAAVVENRSAGEHLLVVEDSAEVLELAQEILGAAGYRVTTAESGEAALKLFEKTPAGTFDLLFTDLVMPGGINGLMLADEIARRDPKIGILLTTGYNEELVVSGPERPHKDVLGKPYRRAELLDRVRQALNNRAHDQERRTPSEYGAAES, encoded by the coding sequence TTGAACGACAAGACTGTAAGGTCGACGCCGACCGACGCCAGCGACGCGACCGATGTCGACAGCATGGGCGACGCGCGTGGCACGCCTGCCGGCGGAGCGATGGATCTCTATCCCGGCGACAATGACACGATCGGCACCTCGCAAGGGCTGAACCATTGGCGTGAAAGCGTCATTTCGCACCCCGGTCTCGACGAGCGCGGCAACGTCTTCTTCGCCGCGATCGAGATGACGCGGATGCCGATGATCCTCACCGATCCCAATCTGCCCGACAATCCGATCGTCTTTGCCAACAAGGCCTTTCTCGATCTCACGCTCTATGAGGAAAACGAGATCCTCGGCCGAAATTGTCGGTTCCTGCAGGGCGCCAACACCGACCGCGAAACCGTGTCCGAACTGCGCGAGGCGATCCGCACCGGCAGCTCGGTTGCGGCCGAGATCCTTAACTACAAGCGTGACGGAACGCCCTTCTGGAATGCCGTGTTCATCGGCCCGGTCTATGACCAGTCGGGCAAGCTCGCCTATCAGTTCGCCAGCCAGCTCGATGTCACCCGCCGCAGGAACAGCGAGCAGGCGTTCCGCCAGGCGCAGAAGATGGAATCGATCGGCCAGCTGACCGCCGGTCTCGCGCACGATTTCAACAATCTGCTGCAGGTGGTGAACGGCAACCTCGAGCTCTTGTCCTCGTCGATCGATGGCGAGCGCGCCAAGCGCTACATCGACAATGCCCGTTCGGCGGCCGACCGCGGCGCCAAGCTCACCCGCCAGTTGCTCGCCTTCGCCCGGAAGACGCGGCTGACGCCCAAGTCGACCGACCTCACCCAGCTCGTCAGCGGCTTCGTCGAGGTGATCGAAAGCTCGCTCGGTAGCCAGGTCGATCTTCAGCTCAATTTGCGCCGCCGCCTGCCGCGCGTGCTGGTCGACGCGGAGCAGTTCGAAATGGCGCTGCTCAACATCCTGATGAATTCGCGTGACGCCATGCCGTCGGGGGGCGTGGTCACCATCACCACCAAGCAGATGCACTTGAACGGCGACGCCGCCGCCCGCCAGCTGCCCGAAGGCGACTATGTCGCGGTCGAGGTGCAGGACGAGGGCTCGGGCATGAGCCCCGAGGTGATCGAGCGCGCCATTGAGCCCTTCTTCACCACCAAGCGCGAAGGCAAGGGGACCGGGCTCGGCCTCGCAATGGCGTCGGGCTTCGTTCAGCAGTCGCGCGGGCGGCTGGAGATCGAATCGAAACCCGACCGCGGGGCGTTGATCCGGATGCTGTTCCCGGTCACCGCCGCGCCCGAAGAGGCCCTCGAGCGCCCGCCGCATCTCCAGGCCGCGGTGGTCGAGAATCGCTCGGCGGGCGAGCATCTGCTGGTGGTCGAGGACAGCGCCGAAGTGCTCGAGCTCGCGCAGGAGATTCTTGGCGCGGCCGGCTACCGGGTCACCACGGCCGAAAGCGGCGAGGCTGCCCTCAAGCTGTTCGAGAAGACGCCGGCAGGCACCTTCGACCTGTTGTTCACCGACCTCGTCATGCCGGGCGGGATCAACGGGCTGATGCTGGCCGATGAAATCGCCCGCCGCGATCCCAAGATCGGCATCCTGCTGACCACCGGCTACAATGAGGAGCTGGTCGTCTCGGGGCCCGAGCGTCCTCACAAGGACGTGCTGGGCAAGCCCTATCGCCGGGCCGAGCTACTCGACCGGGTCCGGCAGGCGCTCAACAATCGCGCGCACGATCAGGAACGGCGGACACCATCGGAATACGGCGCCGCCGAGTCCTGA
- the ppa gene encoding inorganic diphosphatase, giving the protein MNLDLVPAGKNPPESVNVLIEVPIGGDPVKYELDKASGAIFVDRILHTAMRYPANYGFIPHTLGDDGDPLDCLVVARSPFFPGSVVRARPIAVLFLEDEAGGDEKLLAVPEFKTSPYYEGVHEGEDLPAIVMDQISHFFTHYKDLEPEKWTRVGRWGDREEAYAVIRAGLERAKNAKY; this is encoded by the coding sequence GTGAATCTCGATCTCGTCCCCGCGGGCAAGAATCCGCCCGAATCCGTCAACGTCCTGATCGAGGTGCCGATCGGCGGCGACCCGGTGAAGTATGAGCTCGACAAGGCGTCGGGCGCGATCTTCGTCGACCGCATCCTCCACACCGCGATGCGCTATCCGGCCAATTACGGCTTCATCCCGCATACGCTGGGCGACGATGGCGATCCGCTCGACTGCCTGGTGGTGGCGCGCTCGCCTTTCTTCCCCGGCTCGGTGGTCCGCGCGCGTCCGATCGCGGTGCTGTTCCTCGAGGACGAAGCGGGCGGCGACGAGAAGTTGCTCGCGGTCCCCGAATTCAAGACCTCACCCTATTACGAGGGCGTCCACGAGGGCGAAGACCTGCCGGCCATCGTGATGGACCAGATCAGCCACTTCTTCACCCACTACAAGGACCTTGAGCCGGAGAAGTGGACCCGCGTCGGCCGTTGGGGCGACCGCGAAGAGGCTTATGCCGTGATCCGGGCCGGGCTCGAGCGCGCCAAGAACGCCAAATATTAG